One segment of Marinobacter sediminum DNA contains the following:
- a CDS encoding glyceraldehyde-3-phosphate dehydrogenase, whose translation MCAQISPQCYTEVPTVSHEQINQHLSNWTERESTAETMIPLIGRLYRKNNVVTSVYGRAIINQSVIDIIRAHRFVRQVEDSELSVHDTLPILQAMDTLELGRAHVDIGKLAVKFKEEGGDLIEFLKREIGPVVGQYTAQSEEDAHNDTKDVVLYGFGRIGRLLARILIEKAGGGNNLRLRAIVVRDGGADSDLEKRASLLRRDSVHGPFDGTISVNEEESALIANGNYIKVIYSDGPDKVDYTEYGINNAIVIDNTGKWRDEAGLGLHLKSKGVSRVILTAPGKGDIKNIVYGINNDWITGDDKILSAASCTTNAITPVLKAIGDEYGIEDGHVETVHSYTNDQNLIDNYHKGSRRGRSAALNMVITETGAAKAVAKALPELKGKLTGNAIRVPTPNVSMAILNLNLEKDVDVDGVNEYLRDMALHSELQKQIDFVSSPEVVSTDFVGSRHAGIVDAQATIASGKRLILYVWYDNEFGYSAQVVRVVSQMAGVTYPIFPKRARD comes from the coding sequence ATGTGCGCCCAAATTTCTCCCCAGTGCTATACAGAGGTTCCAACCGTGAGTCACGAACAGATCAATCAGCACCTGTCTAACTGGACTGAAAGAGAATCCACCGCGGAAACCATGATTCCGCTGATTGGCCGTCTCTATCGCAAGAACAACGTGGTAACTTCCGTTTACGGTCGCGCCATCATCAATCAGTCCGTGATTGACATTATCCGTGCCCACCGCTTTGTTCGCCAGGTCGAAGATAGCGAGCTGTCTGTTCATGACACCCTGCCGATTCTCCAGGCAATGGATACGCTTGAGCTGGGTCGCGCCCACGTCGACATCGGTAAGCTGGCTGTGAAATTCAAGGAAGAGGGCGGTGACCTGATTGAATTTCTGAAGCGTGAAATCGGCCCGGTCGTGGGTCAGTATACAGCCCAGTCCGAAGAGGATGCCCACAACGATACCAAGGACGTTGTGCTGTATGGCTTTGGCCGCATTGGTCGTCTTCTGGCCCGCATTCTGATCGAAAAAGCGGGTGGGGGTAACAACTTGCGTTTGCGGGCCATCGTAGTACGCGACGGCGGTGCGGACAGTGATCTGGAAAAGCGTGCCAGCCTGTTGCGCCGCGACTCTGTGCACGGTCCTTTCGATGGCACGATTTCCGTCAACGAAGAAGAGTCGGCCCTGATTGCCAACGGCAACTACATCAAGGTCATCTATTCGGATGGTCCGGACAAGGTCGATTACACTGAATACGGTATCAACAATGCCATTGTTATCGATAACACGGGTAAGTGGCGTGATGAGGCTGGTCTGGGGCTGCACCTCAAGTCAAAGGGCGTTAGCCGCGTGATCCTGACTGCCCCGGGTAAGGGTGACATCAAGAATATCGTTTATGGCATCAATAACGACTGGATTACCGGTGACGACAAGATCCTGTCTGCAGCTTCCTGTACCACCAACGCCATCACACCGGTCCTGAAAGCGATTGGGGATGAGTACGGCATAGAGGATGGTCACGTTGAAACGGTTCATTCCTACACCAATGACCAGAACCTGATTGATAACTACCACAAGGGCAGCCGTCGCGGTCGCAGTGCGGCCCTTAATATGGTGATCACCGAGACGGGTGCTGCCAAGGCGGTCGCCAAGGCGCTACCGGAGTTGAAGGGTAAGCTGACCGGCAACGCAATTCGGGTACCGACTCCGAATGTTTCCATGGCTATCCTCAACCTGAATCTCGAAAAAGATGTCGATGTTGATGGTGTAAACGAATACCTGCGCGACATGGCGCTGCACTCTGAGCTTCAGAAGCAGATCGACTTCGTGAGCTCTCCGGAAGTGGTGTCCACAGATTTCGTCGGTTCCCGTCATGCTGGGATCGTTGATGCTCAGGCAACCATTGCCAGCGGTAAGCGTCTGATTCTTTATGTATGGTACGACAACGAGTTTGGCTACAGTGCTCAGGTCGTCCGTGTGGTGAGCCAGATGGCGGGCGTTACCTATCCAATCTTCCCGAAACGTGCACGGGACTGA
- a CDS encoding Na(+)-translocating NADH-quinone reductase subunit A: protein MIKIKKGLDLPISGAPEQTITDGKPVRHVALIGFDYIGMKPTMAVKEGDRVKRGTLLFTDKKTEGVRYTSPAAGVVKEINRGERRVFQSVVIEIDGDDAETFARYNDADLAGLERQQVVDNLVESGLWTAFKTRPYSKVPAIDTAPHSIFVSVMDTNPLAADPTVIIGENSQAFEKGLTILSTLTSGKVFVTGKPGSNVAVPKADNIEVHQFEGVHPAGNVGTHIHHLDPVSGGKVVWSINYQDVIDIAKLFETGEVPVERIVAIGGPKAQKPRLVRTRMGASLPELLDGEVATDCDVRAISGSVFGGRRGDGPCAYLGRFANQISVLEEGTKREFMGWLSPGPNRFSVLNIYLSKLAGSKLFNFTTTTNGSERAMVPVGAYEQIMPLDILPTQLLRSLIVGDTEMAQKLGALELDEEDLALCTFVCPGKYEYGPILRENLTRIEIEG from the coding sequence ATGATCAAGATCAAAAAAGGCCTGGATCTTCCCATCAGCGGCGCTCCCGAACAGACCATTACTGACGGCAAACCCGTTCGCCATGTGGCGTTGATCGGTTTTGACTATATCGGCATGAAGCCGACGATGGCTGTGAAAGAAGGGGACCGTGTCAAGCGCGGCACGCTGCTGTTCACGGACAAGAAGACCGAAGGCGTTCGTTATACCTCACCCGCCGCTGGCGTGGTGAAAGAAATCAATCGTGGTGAGCGTCGTGTGTTTCAGTCGGTCGTTATCGAAATCGATGGCGATGATGCTGAGACCTTTGCCCGATACAACGACGCAGATCTTGCCGGCCTGGAACGCCAGCAGGTAGTGGATAACCTGGTAGAATCCGGTCTGTGGACGGCGTTCAAGACCCGCCCCTACAGCAAAGTTCCCGCTATTGACACTGCTCCCCACTCCATTTTTGTTTCTGTCATGGATACCAATCCGCTGGCGGCGGACCCTACTGTCATCATTGGCGAGAACAGCCAGGCTTTCGAGAAAGGCCTGACCATTCTCTCCACCCTGACGTCGGGCAAGGTCTTCGTGACTGGCAAACCCGGCTCCAATGTTGCGGTTCCCAAGGCAGACAACATTGAGGTCCACCAGTTCGAGGGTGTGCATCCGGCCGGTAATGTCGGTACCCATATCCACCACCTGGATCCTGTTTCTGGTGGTAAGGTCGTCTGGTCCATCAACTATCAGGACGTCATCGATATTGCCAAGCTGTTCGAAACCGGCGAAGTGCCGGTCGAGCGCATCGTGGCTATCGGTGGTCCCAAAGCTCAAAAACCACGCCTGGTTCGCACCCGCATGGGCGCCAGCCTGCCTGAGCTTCTGGACGGCGAAGTTGCCACAGATTGCGACGTTCGTGCGATTTCCGGTTCGGTATTCGGTGGTCGTCGTGGTGATGGCCCGTGTGCCTATCTTGGCCGGTTCGCCAATCAGATATCGGTTCTGGAAGAAGGCACCAAACGCGAATTTATGGGCTGGCTGTCGCCGGGCCCCAACAGGTTCTCCGTGCTGAACATTTATCTGTCCAAGCTGGCAGGTAGCAAACTGTTCAATTTCACGACTACCACTAACGGTAGTGAGCGTGCCATGGTTCCGGTTGGTGCCTACGAGCAGATCATGCCTCTGGATATCCTGCCTACTCAGCTGCTGCGTTCGCTGATTGTTGGCGATACCGAAATGGCACAGAAGCTGGGCGCGCTGGAACTGGATGAAGAAGATCTGGCGCTCTGTACCTTCGTGTGCCCGGGTAAATATGAATATGGTCCGATTCTCCGCGAGAACCTGACCCGAATCGAGATCGAGGGCTAA
- a CDS encoding NADH:ubiquinone reductase (Na(+)-transporting) subunit B — MAIRQFLDGIEHHFEKGGKYERWYALYEAVDTIFYTPGKVTSTTAHVRDGVDLKRIMITVWMCTFPAMFFGMWNIGFQANSFLASNPDAMVADGGLRTAFIQALAVTGAGAGVWDNFVYGLAYFVPIYFVTFVVGGFWEVMFATVRRHEVNEGFFVTSVLFALICPPTIPLWQVALGITFGVVIGKEVFGGTGKNFLNPALTGRAFLYFAYPAQISGDTVWTAVDGFSGATALSWAASGGLDALKEQIGWMNAFMGTIQGSMGETSTLAVLIGGIILLIMKIANYRIVGGVLIGMIGMSLLLNIAGSETNPMFAIPAHWHLVMGGFAFGMMFMATDPVSAAMTNTGRWCFGILVGVMTILIRVINPAFPEGIMLAILFANLFAPLMDHYVVQANIKRRLARG, encoded by the coding sequence ATGGCTATCAGACAGTTTCTCGATGGAATCGAGCATCATTTTGAAAAAGGTGGCAAGTACGAGCGGTGGTATGCCCTCTACGAGGCCGTCGATACCATTTTCTACACACCTGGCAAGGTAACTTCCACCACGGCCCATGTGCGCGACGGCGTTGACCTGAAGCGGATCATGATCACGGTCTGGATGTGTACCTTCCCTGCGATGTTCTTCGGTATGTGGAATATCGGTTTTCAGGCCAACAGCTTCCTGGCATCAAACCCCGATGCCATGGTTGCAGATGGTGGCCTGCGCACTGCCTTCATCCAGGCCCTGGCGGTAACAGGGGCCGGAGCCGGCGTATGGGACAATTTCGTTTACGGTTTGGCGTACTTCGTGCCCATTTACTTCGTCACTTTCGTAGTGGGTGGTTTCTGGGAAGTGATGTTCGCCACTGTGCGCCGTCATGAGGTTAACGAAGGTTTCTTCGTGACGTCCGTGCTGTTTGCGCTGATTTGCCCGCCCACCATCCCCTTGTGGCAGGTGGCTCTGGGTATCACCTTCGGTGTGGTTATCGGTAAAGAGGTTTTTGGTGGTACCGGCAAAAACTTCCTGAACCCGGCCCTGACCGGTCGTGCGTTCCTGTATTTCGCCTACCCGGCGCAGATTTCCGGTGACACCGTCTGGACAGCTGTTGACGGCTTCAGTGGTGCAACGGCCTTGAGCTGGGCAGCCAGCGGTGGCCTTGACGCCCTGAAAGAGCAGATCGGATGGATGAATGCATTCATGGGCACTATTCAGGGCTCCATGGGTGAGACCTCGACATTGGCCGTTCTGATTGGCGGCATTATCTTGCTGATCATGAAGATCGCCAATTACCGAATTGTGGGCGGCGTGTTGATCGGCATGATCGGTATGTCTCTTCTGCTGAACATTGCCGGCTCCGAGACCAACCCGATGTTCGCCATCCCGGCGCACTGGCATCTGGTCATGGGCGGCTTTGCTTTCGGTATGATGTTTATGGCAACGGACCCGGTGTCCGCCGCGATGACCAATACGGGCCGCTGGTGTTTTGGTATTCTTGTGGGTGTGATGACCATTTTGATCCGAGTGATCAACCCGGCTTTCCCCGAGGGCATCATGTTGGCCATCCTGTTCGCTAACCTGTTCGCGCCGCTGATGGACCATTATGTGGTTCAGGCCAACATCAAACGGAGGCTTGCTCGTGGCTAA
- a CDS encoding Na(+)-translocating NADH-quinone reductase subunit C, whose translation MAKAKETVSRTLVVALVLSIAFSVVVSTAAVMLRPAQIKNQNLDIKTNILSSAGMLKSGASAQEIEDAFERFDVRLVDLDTGEFVEPSSVGVQDPMKYDMYKAASDPAMSTNIPASEDKAGIKRRPNVAKVYTMSENGTVTRVVLPIHGYGLWSTLYGFISLEGDLNTVEGLGFYAHAETPGLGGEVDNPRWKKQWVGKEVYDQDRTEPKVQLVKGGVGADAKNKKHKVDALSGATLTSRGVQQLVNYWMGDRGYASFLQKLREGEV comes from the coding sequence GTGGCTAAAGCTAAAGAAACTGTCTCCCGCACGCTGGTTGTTGCGCTGGTGCTGAGCATTGCATTCTCTGTGGTGGTCTCCACCGCGGCGGTGATGCTTCGCCCGGCTCAGATCAAGAACCAGAATCTCGATATCAAAACCAACATTCTGTCGTCTGCTGGCATGCTGAAGTCCGGCGCCAGTGCTCAGGAGATTGAAGACGCCTTTGAGCGTTTTGACGTTCGACTGGTAGATTTGGATACCGGTGAGTTCGTCGAACCGTCATCCGTAGGCGTTCAGGATCCCATGAAGTACGACATGTACAAGGCGGCCTCTGACCCGGCGATGTCGACGAACATACCGGCCTCGGAAGACAAAGCAGGTATTAAGCGTCGGCCAAATGTTGCCAAGGTCTATACCATGAGCGAAAACGGTACTGTCACACGAGTCGTGCTGCCGATCCATGGTTATGGGCTCTGGTCTACACTTTACGGCTTTATTTCGCTTGAGGGCGACCTGAACACCGTCGAAGGTCTGGGTTTCTATGCCCATGCCGAGACTCCAGGGCTGGGCGGCGAAGTCGATAACCCGCGCTGGAAGAAGCAGTGGGTTGGCAAGGAGGTATACGATCAGGATCGTACCGAGCCAAAAGTCCAGCTGGTGAAAGGCGGTGTAGGTGCCGACGCCAAGAATAAAAAGCACAAGGTTGATGCTCTTTCTGGCGCGACCCTGACAAGCCGTGGTGTTCAGCAATTGGTTAACTACTGGATGGGCGATCGCGGATACGCGTCCTTCCTGCAAAAACTTCGTGAAGGGGAGGTCTGA
- a CDS encoding NADH:ubiquinone reductase (Na(+)-transporting) subunit D → MADASAKQVLFEPIFSNNPIALQILGICSALAVTTSMNVTLVMCMAVIAVTAFSNLAVSLVRTQIPGSIRIIVQMTIIASLVIVVDQVLKAYAYEISKQLSVFVGLIITNCIVMGRAEGFAMKNGPWLSFLDGVGNGLGYSVLLIFVAFFRELLGAGSLFGVSLMPVVNEGGWYIPNGLLLLPPSAFFIIGLAIWGLRTWKPEQVEDADYKMSRHVAKEAF, encoded by the coding sequence ATGGCAGATGCATCAGCCAAACAGGTTCTCTTCGAACCGATCTTCAGCAATAACCCGATCGCCCTGCAGATTCTTGGTATCTGTTCGGCGCTGGCGGTAACTACCAGCATGAACGTAACATTGGTTATGTGCATGGCGGTTATTGCCGTTACCGCATTTTCCAACCTTGCGGTGTCTCTGGTTCGGACTCAGATTCCGGGCAGCATCCGGATCATCGTTCAGATGACCATTATCGCGTCTCTCGTTATCGTGGTCGACCAGGTGCTCAAGGCCTATGCCTACGAGATTTCCAAGCAGCTGTCGGTATTCGTTGGTCTGATTATCACCAACTGTATCGTCATGGGCCGTGCGGAAGGCTTTGCCATGAAGAATGGCCCCTGGCTGAGCTTCCTGGACGGCGTTGGTAACGGCCTTGGCTACTCGGTGCTTCTGATTTTCGTGGCATTCTTCCGTGAACTGCTTGGTGCCGGTTCCCTGTTCGGGGTCTCACTGATGCCGGTGGTGAACGAAGGTGGCTGGTACATTCCGAATGGTCTGCTACTGCTGCCGCCGAGCGCTTTCTTTATTATCGGCCTGGCGATCTGGGGTCTGCGGACCTGGAAGCCGGAGCAGGTTGAGGACGCGGATTACAAGATGTCCCGCCACGTCGCCAAGGAGGCCTTCTGA
- the nqrE gene encoding NADH:ubiquinone reductase (Na(+)-transporting) subunit E yields the protein MEHYISLILKAVFVENMALAFFLGMCTFLAISKKIEAATGLGIAVVVVLTVTVPVNNLLYNSILREGALEWAGLPNVDLSFLGLLTYIGVIAAIVQIMEMVLDKYIPALYAALGVFLPLITVNCAILGASLFMVERDYTFGESVVYGFGAGLGWALAIIALAGIREKLKYSDVPEGLRGLGITFITVGLMSLGFMSFSGISL from the coding sequence ATGGAACATTATATCAGCCTGATTCTTAAGGCCGTTTTCGTTGAAAACATGGCGCTGGCGTTCTTCCTGGGCATGTGCACCTTCCTGGCCATTTCCAAGAAGATCGAGGCGGCGACAGGTCTTGGTATCGCCGTTGTGGTTGTGCTGACCGTCACCGTGCCGGTTAACAACCTGCTTTATAACAGCATTCTCCGCGAGGGAGCGCTGGAATGGGCCGGTCTGCCGAATGTGGATCTGAGCTTTCTCGGATTGCTTACGTATATTGGTGTAATCGCGGCGATTGTCCAGATCATGGAGATGGTTCTGGACAAGTATATCCCGGCGCTCTACGCCGCTCTGGGTGTATTCCTGCCACTGATTACAGTGAACTGCGCCATTCTTGGTGCCTCGCTGTTCATGGTGGAGCGTGATTACACCTTTGGCGAGAGTGTGGTGTATGGCTTTGGTGCCGGCCTCGGCTGGGCCCTGGCGATTATCGCGCTGGCGGGTATCCGCGAGAAGCTCAAGTACAGTGATGTTCCGGAAGGCCTGCGTGGTCTGGGCATTACCTTCATTACCGTTGGTCTGATGTCCCTTGGCTTCATGTCCTTCTCAGGTATTTCACTGTAA
- the nqrF gene encoding NADH:ubiquinone reductase (Na(+)-transporting) subunit F: MNTEIILGVVMFTVIVLALVAVILAARSRLVSTGDVTIEINDDPEHTMKTEAGGKLLGTLANNGIFLSSACGGGGTCAQCKCKVLEGGGAMLPTEKTHFTNREEKEGWRLSCQVPVKQDMKVEVPEEFFGVKKWECEVISNHNVATFIKELVLKLPEGEEVDFRAGGYVQLECPPYEIDFKDFNIEEEFHEDWDKHNIWRYKAVNKEETIRAYSMANYPEEKGVLKFNIRIATPPPGTDHNPGIMSSYVFDLKPGDKVTVMGPFGEFFAKKTDAEMVFIGGGAGMAPMRSHIFDQLKRLNSKRKISFWYGARSVREMFYVEDFDMLQDENDNFEWHVALSDALPEDNWKGPTGFIHNVLYENYLKDHPAPEDCEYYMCGPPIMNASCIKMLKDLGVEDENIMLDDFGG, translated from the coding sequence ATGAATACAGAAATTATTCTCGGCGTGGTCATGTTCACCGTTATCGTTCTGGCTCTGGTCGCAGTGATTCTTGCGGCCCGCTCCAGGCTGGTAAGCACCGGTGATGTGACCATTGAGATCAACGATGACCCTGAACACACCATGAAGACCGAAGCAGGCGGCAAGCTGCTTGGGACTCTTGCGAATAACGGCATCTTCCTGTCTTCTGCCTGTGGCGGTGGTGGTACCTGCGCCCAGTGTAAGTGCAAGGTTCTGGAAGGCGGCGGTGCGATGTTGCCGACGGAAAAGACTCACTTTACTAACCGTGAAGAGAAAGAAGGCTGGCGCCTGTCCTGCCAGGTCCCTGTCAAGCAGGACATGAAGGTGGAAGTGCCGGAAGAGTTCTTTGGCGTCAAGAAGTGGGAGTGTGAGGTTATTTCCAACCATAACGTTGCCACCTTCATCAAGGAGTTGGTGCTGAAGCTGCCGGAAGGCGAAGAAGTTGATTTCCGCGCTGGCGGTTACGTGCAGTTGGAGTGCCCTCCCTATGAGATCGACTTCAAAGATTTCAACATCGAGGAAGAGTTCCACGAAGACTGGGACAAGCACAACATCTGGCGTTACAAGGCGGTAAACAAGGAAGAAACCATCCGGGCCTATTCCATGGCGAACTACCCGGAAGAGAAGGGTGTTCTTAAATTTAACATCCGTATTGCTACGCCGCCTCCGGGTACCGATCATAACCCTGGCATCATGTCGAGCTACGTGTTCGATCTGAAGCCGGGCGATAAAGTGACTGTGATGGGGCCATTCGGTGAGTTCTTCGCCAAGAAGACCGATGCCGAAATGGTGTTCATCGGCGGTGGTGCCGGCATGGCGCCCATGCGTTCACATATCTTCGACCAGCTTAAACGCCTTAACTCCAAGCGCAAGATCAGCTTCTGGTATGGCGCACGAAGTGTCCGCGAGATGTTCTACGTGGAAGACTTCGACATGCTGCAGGATGAGAACGACAATTTCGAGTGGCATGTTGCCCTGTCTGACGCGTTGCCCGAAGACAACTGGAAAGGTCCGACGGGCTTTATCCATAACGTGCTGTATGAAAACTATCTGAAGGACCATCCGGCTCCTGAAGACTGTGAATACTACATGTGTGGGCCCCCCATCATGAACGCATCCTGCATCAAGATGCTCAAGGATCTGGGTGTTGAGGATGAAAATATTATGCTGGATGATTTCGGGGGTTAA
- a CDS encoding FAD:protein FMN transferase, with protein MTSSITRPVRVALVSVVMALTIAALAGCSFQPEEKVWEISGPMFGTTYHINVVLTDDQTRLENLAAGIDAELKKVDAAMSTWREDSELSQLNSKADQSEWISLSEPLYEVMKTAEEVSELTGGAFDVTIGPVVNLWGFGPKARPEKAPSDDVLAGLLAKTGHDKLELRADPPSIRSDVPQYIDLSAIAKGYGVDVVARYLESEGVHHYLVEIGGEVRVNGQKPDGNAWRLAIEQPVSAARQVNRVVVLQDRAMATSGDYRNYYESEGHRYSHTIDPATGKPIAHNLASVTVIADDCKTADALATGFNVMGYEQAEVLATRQNIPAYFIIRTENGFETHQTPAFSSYVTQ; from the coding sequence ATGACATCCAGCATTACACGGCCCGTCAGGGTGGCTTTGGTCAGCGTCGTTATGGCGCTGACGATTGCTGCCCTGGCGGGTTGTTCGTTTCAGCCTGAAGAAAAGGTCTGGGAAATATCAGGGCCGATGTTTGGCACCACTTATCACATCAATGTGGTATTGACGGATGACCAGACCCGACTGGAGAATCTTGCAGCAGGCATTGACGCCGAGCTGAAGAAGGTGGATGCGGCAATGTCCACCTGGCGGGAAGATTCTGAACTGTCACAGTTGAACTCAAAAGCGGATCAGTCCGAGTGGATCTCTCTTTCCGAGCCCCTTTATGAGGTTATGAAAACCGCTGAGGAGGTCTCAGAACTGACTGGCGGCGCGTTTGATGTAACCATTGGCCCTGTCGTGAACCTTTGGGGGTTTGGCCCCAAAGCCCGCCCTGAGAAAGCACCCTCTGATGATGTGCTTGCCGGGCTTCTCGCAAAAACCGGCCATGACAAACTGGAGTTACGGGCGGATCCGCCCAGCATTCGTAGTGATGTGCCCCAGTACATTGATCTTTCGGCAATAGCCAAGGGGTACGGGGTTGACGTTGTAGCCCGTTACCTCGAAAGTGAAGGCGTCCACCATTACCTTGTAGAAATAGGGGGTGAAGTCCGGGTAAACGGCCAGAAGCCGGACGGGAACGCTTGGCGACTGGCCATTGAGCAACCGGTTTCCGCGGCGAGGCAGGTCAATCGCGTCGTTGTGCTGCAGGATCGAGCCATGGCGACGTCTGGAGATTATCGTAACTATTACGAATCGGAAGGCCACCGATATTCTCATACAATTGACCCGGCGACGGGAAAACCGATTGCACACAATCTGGCTTCAGTGACCGTGATTGCTGATGACTGCAAAACAGCGGACGCATTGGCTACCGGTTTCAATGTCATGGGTTACGAACAAGCCGAAGTGCTTGCCACCAGGCAGAATATCCCGGCCTATTTTATTATCCGGACCGAAAACGGGTTTGAGACGCACCAGACACCCGCATTTTCGTCCTACGTTACTCAGTGA
- the nqrM gene encoding (Na+)-NQR maturation NqrM — protein sequence MGTFLLVLVIVVLLVAGMSIGVILGRKPISGTCGGIGALGVSSSCDICGGNTQKCEEENQRVADDGKQAEALAYDASNVDKA from the coding sequence ATGGGTACCTTTCTTTTGGTTTTAGTTATTGTGGTTCTGCTCGTAGCGGGCATGTCCATTGGTGTGATTTTGGGTCGCAAACCAATCAGTGGTACTTGCGGTGGCATCGGCGCCCTGGGTGTCAGTTCCTCCTGCGACATCTGCGGTGGCAACACCCAGAAGTGCGAGGAGGAGAATCAGCGCGTTGCTGACGATGGAAAACAGGCGGAGGCACTGGCCTACGATGCCTCCAATGTCGACAAGGCCTAA
- the sthA gene encoding Si-specific NAD(P)(+) transhydrogenase, whose product MAEHHYDVVVIGAGPSGEGAAMNATKHGKRVAIIEDKPTVGGNCTHWGTIPSKALRHSVKQIITFNTNQMFRDIGEPRWFSFPRVLQNAQKVIGKQVKLRTQFYSRNRVDLINGRASFIDTNRLEVRGNKSIETLHFKQVIVATGSRPYLPPDVDFRHHRIYNSDTILNLSHTPRTLVIYGAGVIGSEYASIFAGLGVKVDLINPGSRLLSFLDDEISDALSYHLRNNGVLVRHNEQYESVDGDDHGVVLSLQSGKKIRADAFLWCNGRSGNTESLGLENVGLTPNGRGQLAVDEHYRTEVENIYAAGDVIGWPSLASAAYDQGRSASSDIVQDEYFRFVSDVPTGIYTIPEISSVGKTERELTEAKVPYEVGQAFFKDLARAQITGEAVGMLKILFHRESRQILGIHCFGDQAAEIVHIGQAIMNQEGEANSLNYFINTTFNYPTMAEAYRVAALNGLNRIF is encoded by the coding sequence ATGGCAGAGCATCATTACGACGTCGTCGTTATCGGCGCTGGGCCTTCCGGTGAAGGTGCGGCGATGAATGCGACGAAGCACGGTAAACGTGTCGCTATCATCGAAGACAAGCCCACCGTCGGGGGCAACTGTACCCACTGGGGTACCATTCCTTCCAAGGCCTTGCGTCACTCCGTCAAACAGATCATCACCTTCAATACCAATCAGATGTTCCGTGATATAGGTGAGCCCCGTTGGTTTTCATTCCCCCGGGTTCTGCAGAACGCGCAGAAAGTGATTGGTAAGCAGGTGAAGCTGAGGACGCAGTTCTACTCCCGTAATCGGGTAGATCTGATCAATGGTCGGGCATCGTTCATTGATACTAATCGTTTGGAAGTTCGTGGTAACAAGTCTATTGAAACCCTTCACTTCAAGCAGGTGATCGTTGCCACAGGTTCCCGCCCCTACCTGCCGCCTGATGTGGATTTCCGCCATCACCGGATTTATAACTCGGATACCATCCTGAATCTGTCACACACCCCTCGCACACTGGTGATCTATGGTGCCGGCGTAATCGGCTCCGAATACGCCTCAATCTTTGCGGGGCTGGGTGTAAAGGTGGATCTGATCAACCCGGGTAGCCGTCTGCTCTCCTTCCTGGATGACGAGATTTCGGATGCCCTGAGCTACCATCTGCGGAACAATGGTGTGCTTGTGCGCCATAACGAGCAGTACGAGTCTGTGGACGGTGACGACCACGGGGTGGTGTTGTCCCTCCAATCAGGGAAGAAAATCCGGGCAGATGCCTTCCTGTGGTGTAACGGCCGTAGCGGCAACACCGAGAGTCTGGGTCTTGAAAACGTTGGCCTGACACCTAATGGCCGCGGCCAGCTAGCGGTGGACGAGCATTATCGAACCGAAGTCGAAAACATTTATGCGGCAGGCGATGTCATCGGCTGGCCAAGTCTTGCCAGCGCTGCATACGACCAGGGGCGCTCAGCTTCTTCCGATATTGTGCAGGATGAGTACTTCCGCTTTGTGTCTGATGTCCCCACCGGTATCTACACGATTCCGGAAATCAGTTCGGTTGGCAAAACCGAGCGGGAACTGACTGAGGCCAAGGTGCCTTATGAAGTGGGTCAGGCGTTCTTCAAGGATCTGGCCCGAGCCCAGATTACAGGAGAGGCTGTGGGCATGCTCAAGATCCTGTTCCACCGGGAGAGTCGCCAGATTCTGGGGATCCACTGTTTCGGTGACCAGGCAGCTGAGATCGTACACATCGGCCAGGCCATCATGAATCAGGAAGGCGAAGCCAACTCCCTGAACTACTTCATCAATACAACCTTCAACTACCCTACCATGGCGGAAGCCTACCGGGTTGCCGCACTCAACGGCCTGAACCGGATCTTCTGA